The following are encoded together in the Pedobacter steynii genome:
- a CDS encoding TetR/AcrR family transcriptional regulator gives MRIRDVNKVELVKEKAVELLVKVGFEGFTMGKLAKECGISVATLYIYYKDKDDLILQVGMEETERMSAMMLADFDPEAPFAVGLKQQWKNRAKAMLENPLSVQMMEQLRTSTYQEKIFERLIETFKSTLGKFMHNAVQRGEIEAMPLETYWSVAFAPLYNLIRFHNEGRSMGGRPFVLTDEVLWGTFDLVLKALKK, from the coding sequence ATGCGTATCAGAGATGTAAATAAAGTAGAGTTGGTAAAAGAAAAGGCAGTTGAACTACTTGTCAAGGTTGGTTTCGAGGGTTTTACCATGGGTAAACTGGCCAAAGAATGTGGGATTTCAGTAGCTACACTTTACATTTATTACAAGGATAAGGACGACCTGATTTTGCAGGTGGGTATGGAAGAAACGGAAAGAATGAGTGCCATGATGCTGGCAGATTTTGATCCGGAAGCTCCTTTTGCGGTAGGCTTGAAACAACAATGGAAAAACCGGGCAAAGGCTATGCTGGAAAATCCTTTATCGGTACAGATGATGGAGCAGCTGCGAACCTCGACCTATCAGGAGAAAATTTTTGAACGCCTGATTGAAACCTTTAAATCTACTCTGGGCAAGTTCATGCACAATGCCGTACAGAGAGGAGAGATAGAGGCGATGCCATTGGAAACTTACTGGTCTGTGGCCTTTGCGCCATTATACAACCTGATCCGTTTCCATAATGAAGGCCGGAGTATGGGCGGCCGGCCCTTTGTATTAACCGACGAGGTCCTTTGGGGCACCTTTGACCTGGTGTTAAAAGCTTTAAAAAAATAA
- a CDS encoding 3-keto-disaccharide hydrolase, which translates to MKQTLIVVLSMMLISFGGRNSFAQSKSLFNGKDLTGWHSDVPDHDQNPNIEPSFIVRNGLLVSMGTPGGHLITDAIYQNYRIELQYRFSSKPGNCGVLVHASTPRALYGMFPKSIEVQMQNKNAGDFWCIEEDVTVPDMEVRRGSKEKWGVNGDKLRRIKRRIDGVENPVGEWNKMIVECLDNKVKVWVNDQFVNYGYDCTAKSGNIALQAEGSEVEFRKVWIKPIKKLSKD; encoded by the coding sequence ATGAAACAAACGCTGATCGTCGTACTGTCAATGATGTTAATATCATTTGGTGGTCGTAATTCTTTTGCTCAGTCAAAGAGCCTGTTTAACGGAAAAGATTTAACTGGCTGGCACAGTGATGTACCTGATCATGATCAAAATCCAAACATTGAGCCGTCCTTCATTGTCCGTAATGGGCTATTGGTCAGTATGGGAACCCCGGGAGGGCACCTCATCACGGATGCTATTTATCAGAATTACCGCATTGAGCTGCAATACAGATTTTCATCTAAGCCAGGAAACTGTGGGGTACTGGTACATGCTTCAACACCAAGAGCGCTTTATGGGATGTTCCCAAAATCAATTGAAGTGCAAATGCAAAATAAGAATGCAGGAGATTTTTGGTGTATAGAAGAAGACGTTACCGTGCCTGACATGGAAGTAAGACGTGGTTCAAAGGAAAAATGGGGGGTAAATGGCGACAAGCTGCGGAGGATCAAAAGGAGGATAGACGGGGTTGAAAATCCTGTTGGCGAATGGAATAAAATGATTGTAGAATGTCTGGATAATAAAGTTAAAGTCTGGGTCAATGATCAGTTTGTAAACTACGGCTACGATTGTACTGCCAAAAGCGGAAATATAGCTTTACAGGCTGAAGGATCTGAGGTTGAGTTTAGAAAGGTCTGGATAAAACCCATTAAAAAACTAAGTAAAGACTAA
- a CDS encoding tetratricopeptide repeat protein — protein sequence MNEDEIKGAFPELSNEVLAKIDELSESGNDCMDEEDFDGAVEIWEEALSLIPEPQNHYIQSVWLNASIGDAYFLQDDFGTALTYFLTAKGNVEENVYSNPFIMLRLGECYLEEGDQERAKEFLLRAYLLDPEEIFEGEDDKYLEFLSSNVNLKEQP from the coding sequence ATGAATGAAGACGAAATAAAAGGGGCTTTCCCTGAGCTTTCCAATGAGGTGTTGGCTAAAATTGATGAACTTTCCGAAAGCGGGAACGACTGTATGGATGAGGAGGATTTTGATGGGGCAGTGGAAATCTGGGAAGAAGCATTATCTCTTATTCCTGAACCTCAAAACCATTATATACAAAGCGTTTGGCTAAATGCTTCCATAGGGGATGCTTATTTTCTGCAGGATGATTTTGGTACGGCGCTGACTTACTTTCTGACGGCAAAAGGTAATGTGGAGGAAAATGTCTATTCCAATCCTTTCATCATGCTGCGTCTGGGAGAATGTTACCTGGAGGAGGGCGATCAGGAAAGGGCTAAGGAATTCCTTTTAAGAGCGTATTTATTGGATCCCGAAGAGATCTTTGAAGGGGAGGATGACAAGTACCTGGAATTTTTAAGCAGCAATGTAAATCTAAAAGAACAGCCTTAA